The following nucleotide sequence is from Candidatus Aegiribacteria sp..
TATATCCGAACAGAATTCATCTTCTGAACATAGCACTTTTGATTATATTTTTGAATCGATGAGCGCATTCGGTACAGTTGGGCTTTCCACAGGACCAACTGCTGATTTGACCTGGATGGGAAAGGTCATAATCATACTGACAATGTTCGTGGGCCGGATTGGACCCGCTGCACTGGCGGCTGCAACCGGAAGAAGGACTGTTATGCGTTACGAATATCCTGAAACCCGGATAACAATAGGATAGAACGGAGAAGAGCTTTTGAAGTCACAGAAATTTGCAGTAATCGGCCTGGGCTCTTTCGGGTTCAGCCTTGCGACGAAACTTGAAGATCTCGGAGCCGAGGTGCTGGCTATCGATAGAAGTGAACGGATTGTACAGGAAATCAGCAATTCCGTGTCCGCAGCGGTGTCATTCGACTGCACCGATGAGAATATGCTCGAAGCACATGGTCTTGCCAGTATGGATCTTGTAATAGTAGCGATAGGTGAAGATTTCGGCTCAAACGTTCTGGTCACAAAAATTCTCAAGGACATGGATCTTAAAGTTCACAGCAGAGCAACAAGCAACCGCGAAGCGCGCATACTGAAAGCTGTCGGAGCTGATTTCATTTACACGCCGGAGCAGACGCAGGGAGTTACGGAAGCAAGGCGCCTCACACTTCAGGGTGTCGAATCGTACCTTCCCCTTTCAGGAGGAATTGTGTTCGCTCATGTAGAAGTTAAGGAAGCCATGGTTGGCAGAATGCTCCGGGATCTGGACATTCGAAAGATCTTCGGTCTGAATATTGCTTATATAGGTCGTATGACTGAAGATGGAAGGAAATACAGAATTCCAAGACCGGACGATGTTTTCAGGGCAGATGACCATATTTTCATTATGGGAACACAGGAAGACATAAAAAGATATCTTCAGAGCTGATTTGCTGCCGGAACTTAACTGTGTTCTACTATTTCCCCATCAATTCGCTGAGGCCTGCGGAATTCAGAGCATGTTTCTGATCTTTGTTGGAATCTCTGAACAGCTTCAAACAGATTTCAGGGTTATTGTGTTCCGCTGAAATTGCCTTTACCAGCAATATCAGCACATCCGGCAATCTCTGTGGATCGTTAAAAGAACTTTTCTGCTGTAAACCCTCATCAGGAATAAATACCAGTTTCCCAAGTATGGGTTTTTCCTGCCGCAGTGTCCCGAAAACGTTGACTGCCTGCATGAAGCAATCGGACCACATCTCCAATAGAAGCACATACCATTGGTTGAATGCATTAATAAGGAGAGATATTTCATCCAGCCCTACTCCTGACAGGGAAATCGTCTTTC
It contains:
- a CDS encoding TrkA family potassium uptake protein, with protein sequence MKSQKFAVIGLGSFGFSLATKLEDLGAEVLAIDRSERIVQEISNSVSAAVSFDCTDENMLEAHGLASMDLVIVAIGEDFGSNVLVTKILKDMDLKVHSRATSNREARILKAVGADFIYTPEQTQGVTEARRLTLQGVESYLPLSGGIVFAHVEVKEAMVGRMLRDLDIRKIFGLNIAYIGRMTEDGRKYRIPRPDDVFRADDHIFIMGTQEDIKRYLQS